In the genome of Neosynechococcus sphagnicola sy1, one region contains:
- a CDS encoding nuclear transport factor 2 family protein, with the protein MNMEPRSQTKVVASAVDRDAKLDIAHRFHAALAARDWSAIHVLLADDAQWTWPGDNTISGTASGADAVIDRARKLASYGLKFELLHILVSRDNMALSLHNTAQQGDRLLDEYVAIVCRLKNGKITEIETFLSDIDGMNAFFI; encoded by the coding sequence ATGAACATGGAGCCACGTTCTCAAACAAAGGTCGTTGCATCAGCAGTTGATCGCGATGCAAAGCTCGACATTGCCCACCGTTTCCATGCGGCACTTGCTGCGCGAGATTGGAGCGCAATCCATGTCCTCCTTGCAGATGATGCACAGTGGACATGGCCAGGCGATAACACAATCTCAGGCACTGCCAGTGGAGCCGATGCCGTCATCGATCGTGCCCGCAAACTTGCAAGCTATGGGCTGAAATTTGAGCTACTGCATATTCTTGTTAGTCGAGACAATATGGCGCTGTCATTGCACAATACGGCACAGCAAGGCGATCGTCTCCTCGACGAGTATGTGGCTATAGTCTGTCGGCTCAAGAATGGCAAGATTACCGAGATTGAGACTTTCCTTTCTGACATTGACGGTATGAATGCCTTCTTCATCTGA
- a CDS encoding SDR family NAD(P)-dependent oxidoreductase, producing MNKLKGKVALVTGGNSGIGLATAKHFVAEGAYVFITGRRQAELDAAVNAIGENIRGVQSDVSNLADLDRLFATIEQERGHLDVVFANAGVGEIDPPRINHRRTL from the coding sequence ATGAACAAACTAAAAGGAAAGGTCGCTCTTGTCACGGGTGGTAACAGTGGTATCGGTCTTGCCACTGCCAAACATTTTGTTGCTGAAGGAGCGTATGTCTTCATCACAGGTCGTCGTCAAGCTGAATTGGATGCTGCGGTGAACGCGATCGGCGAAAACATCAGGGGTGTGCAAAGCGATGTTTCTAATTTGGCAGACCTCGATCGCTTGTTTGCTACGATCGAGCAAGAGCGAGGCCATCTCGATGTAGTGTTTGCCAATGCTGGCGTTGGCGAAATCGACCCCCCTCGGATCAATCACCGAAGAACACTTTGA
- a CDS encoding cysteine hydrolase has translation MNINKNDTAIVVIDPQNDVLSETGVSWDLVGDSVKENKTVENIERIFKAAKQNGFEVFISPHYYYPTDYNWQFVGTLEQMMLGVKEFTRSGPLTLDGFLGSGADWLDRYKPFIEDGKTIVVSPHKVYGPQSNDLVLQLRKRNLSKVILLGMLANLCVEAHLRDLIEQGFEVLVVKDATAAPRHPELGDGYKAALINFGYVANAVLSTDEVVAAMK, from the coding sequence ATGAACATCAACAAAAATGACACCGCGATCGTCGTCATCGATCCGCAAAATGATGTCTTGAGTGAAACCGGGGTTTCCTGGGATTTGGTGGGTGATAGCGTCAAGGAGAACAAGACCGTCGAGAACATTGAGCGCATCTTCAAAGCGGCAAAGCAGAACGGTTTTGAGGTGTTCATCTCTCCCCACTATTACTATCCCACCGACTACAACTGGCAATTTGTCGGAACCCTGGAACAGATGATGCTGGGGGTAAAGGAATTTACTCGCAGTGGCCCCCTCACTCTTGATGGGTTCTTAGGATCGGGTGCGGATTGGCTCGATCGCTACAAGCCTTTTATCGAGGATGGCAAGACGATCGTGGTCAGTCCCCATAAGGTCTATGGACCGCAGAGCAATGACCTCGTTTTACAACTACGTAAGCGCAACCTCAGCAAAGTTATTCTGCTCGGAATGCTGGCAAATCTTTGTGTTGAAGCTCACTTGCGTGACTTGATTGAACAGGGATTTGAGGTGCTTGTCGTCAAAGATGCCACGGCTGCCCCACGCCATCCAGAGTTGGGCGACGGTTACAAGGCAGCACTGATCAATTTTGGGTATGTTGCCAACGCTGTTCTGTCCACAGATGAGGTTGTGGCAGCAATGAAGTAA
- a CDS encoding SDR family oxidoreductase, with protein sequence MAKSTPLGSITEEHFDKTFNINVKGVLFTVQKALPLLPDGASIILNASITSIKGTPAFSVYSATKAAVRSFARNWTLDLKGRQIRVNAISPGVVPTPGYDHLGLSDEQLQAFVDSQASTIPLGRVGTPDEIAKAVVFLASDDSSFVNGIELFVDGGMAQI encoded by the coding sequence TTGGCGAAATCGACCCCCCTCGGATCAATCACCGAAGAACACTTTGACAAAACGTTCAACATCAACGTCAAAGGTGTGCTGTTCACCGTGCAAAAGGCGTTGCCATTGCTGCCAGACGGTGCTTCCATCATCCTGAATGCCTCAATTACTTCCATCAAAGGCACTCCAGCCTTTAGCGTTTACAGCGCCACTAAAGCCGCCGTGCGATCGTTTGCCCGTAATTGGACACTCGATCTCAAAGGGCGTCAGATCCGGGTGAACGCCATCAGTCCTGGCGTAGTGCCAACTCCTGGTTATGACCACCTGGGACTGAGTGATGAGCAGTTGCAGGCATTTGTGGATAGCCAAGCCAGCACGATTCCGCTGGGAAGAGTCGGCACACCCGATGAAATTGCCAAAGCCGTTGTCTTTCTCGCTTCAGACGACAGCAGCTTTGTGAACGGCATTGAGTTATTTGTTGATGGCGGTATGGCACAGATTTGA
- a CDS encoding mercuric reductase has protein sequence MNTEYYDDIVIGGGKAGKTLAPALVMAGRKTALVERSSTMIGGGCINIACIPTKTMVASAEVAHTVRNSAVYGVKTNVPTVNLAEVIQRKRSVVLSAREMNLHNLAAALGKNLIIGTARFVDSKTIEVVTPEGITRILSAERLFINTGTRPLIPPLPGLKETGFLTSESIMELEQLPEHLIILGSGYIGLEFAQMFRRFGSRVTVIGQREQILSSQDPDIAIAVQTLLEQEGVEFLLKATVLGAERIGNATKLQIRSADRAIHLQGSHLLVAVGRAPTTDSLNLAAAGVVKDASGFIPVNDHLETNIPGIWALGDINRGPQYTHISLDDYRIVKSNLIDGGKRSSRDRLVPSCLFIDPELAQVGLTEAAAQQQGYAIRVAKLEAAAIPRARTSGRTEGLLKAIVDSETGHILGCSLLCHAAGEMISTVQMVMQAQMSYTVLRDGVLTHPTMTEGLNLLFSKL, from the coding sequence ATGAACACGGAATACTACGATGACATTGTGATTGGCGGTGGTAAAGCAGGTAAAACATTGGCACCTGCACTCGTTATGGCTGGACGCAAAACCGCTCTGGTGGAGCGCAGTTCAACGATGATTGGGGGTGGATGTATCAACATCGCCTGCATTCCTACCAAAACAATGGTGGCAAGTGCGGAGGTTGCCCATACAGTCCGGAACAGTGCCGTTTATGGCGTTAAGACTAATGTACCTACCGTTAATTTAGCAGAGGTAATCCAACGAAAGCGATCGGTGGTGCTATCTGCACGTGAAATGAATTTGCACAATTTAGCAGCGGCTTTAGGTAAAAACTTGATCATTGGTACAGCACGATTTGTTGATTCTAAAACGATCGAAGTTGTAACACCTGAAGGTATCACCCGGATACTCAGTGCAGAGCGGTTGTTTATCAACACAGGTACACGACCGTTGATTCCGCCCCTACCCGGACTCAAGGAAACCGGATTTCTAACGAGTGAGTCAATTATGGAGCTAGAACAGCTACCTGAGCATCTGATCATCCTCGGCAGTGGTTACATTGGTTTGGAGTTTGCCCAGATGTTTCGGCGCTTTGGCTCTCGTGTTACCGTGATTGGACAACGCGAACAAATTCTGTCCTCACAAGATCCTGATATCGCGATCGCCGTTCAAACCTTGCTGGAACAAGAGGGGGTTGAATTCCTGCTCAAGGCAACGGTGTTGGGCGCTGAGCGCATTGGCAATGCAACTAAACTTCAGATACGATCTGCAGATCGAGCAATACACCTGCAAGGCTCACATTTGCTGGTCGCTGTGGGTCGTGCGCCAACTACCGATTCTCTGAACTTAGCCGCTGCGGGTGTCGTAAAAGATGCAAGTGGATTCATTCCAGTCAACGATCACCTGGAAACAAACATACCGGGAATTTGGGCGTTAGGCGATATCAATCGGGGACCGCAATATACACACATCTCACTGGATGATTATCGCATTGTCAAATCAAATTTGATTGATGGCGGTAAGCGTAGCAGCCGCGATCGCTTAGTTCCTTCTTGCCTCTTCATTGATCCAGAACTGGCGCAAGTGGGTCTGACCGAAGCCGCAGCGCAGCAACAAGGATATGCGATTCGTGTCGCAAAACTGGAAGCCGCAGCGATTCCCAGAGCGAGAACTTCGGGTCGAACTGAGGGACTGTTGAAGGCGATCGTGGATAGTGAGACAGGACATATTCTTGGGTGTTCCCTCTTGTGTCATGCAGCGGGTGAAATGATTTCAACGGTGCAAATGGTGATGCAAGCTCAGATGTCCTACACGGTTCTGCGCGATGGTGTGTTGACTCACCCAACGATGACTGAAGGGTTAAATCTGTTGTTTTCAAAGCTATGA